TCGGAGTACAACGACTTCCGGCCATCCATGGCGTTCACCTGGTCCTCGATAGATCTGTTCGTCGCACCTGCCACCGCACCGGGTTCGGTCGGGACGGCCGACCAGAATCCGACGTTCACGTAGATCTGCCCTGGATCGAGCGCATAGAGCGGCCACGCCCGGGCCGGAGCGCCGTCGACGGCCCGCGTGCGCAGCGGGCACAGCCAGATCGGCTCGATCGGAATGTGTTCCAGGAACCAGTCCAGGAACTCCGAGGTGCGGTCGACCGGGACCTCGATGTCCTGCACCACCCGCTCCATCGGCGGCCGTCCCGCTCGCTTCTCGATCCGATCGGCGATCCCGTACCGGCGGTCCAGCGCGACCAGCTTCCAGTAGAAGGAGCTGCGCCGCAGGCGTTTCGGCCACAGCCGGCGCACGACGCGCTGCTGCGCTCCGAAGGCCCGGGAGCACCAGAACCAGTCGGTGTCCCAGCGCCAGAGGTAGTCGTGGATCCTCAGCCGGTCGGTCTTGCGCTGCTGGATGGAGCGGTAGTAGATGCCCTGCCCCGTGTAGTCGCTCACCGGACCGGGCGCGTCGGTCTGGGTACCCAGCGTCAGGTAGCTCTCGGTCGCGGAGAACACAACGCCGTCAAGGTAGTCGACACGGACGCCGTTGTGCTCCCCGGCGTTGCTGATCCGGTCGATGGCGGCCTCGATAGCGGCCGTCGACTCGAAGCGCAGATGACGCAGGCTGACGTAGGGCTTCACCCGTTCCAGCTGGATCCGGACCCGCGTGGCGTACCCGAGGCTGCCGTAGGAGTTCGGAAAACCCAGGAACAGGTCGGCGTGCTCACCCTCGGGCCGGGCGGTGACGATCCGCCCGTCGCCGGTGAGGATGTCCATCTCCAGCACCGATTCGTGCACCAGGCCGTTGCGGAACGACGTCGACTCGATCCCGAGCCCGGTGACCGCGCCGCCGATGGTGATGGTCTTGAGCTGAGGTACGACCATCGGGCTCAGGCCGAAGGGGAGCG
This window of the Nakamurella panacisegetis genome carries:
- a CDS encoding FAD-binding oxidoreductase → MSEEPLTLDPPGSSSPQYTTGAHRAAVDRLLASFRAVPPSQTVRLAKRTSNLFRERARTTAPGLDVSGLTGVLSVDVDALTADVAGMCTYEDLVAATLPFGLSPMVVPQLKTITIGGAVTGLGIESTSFRNGLVHESVLEMDILTGDGRIVTARPEGEHADLFLGFPNSYGSLGYATRVRIQLERVKPYVSLRHLRFESTAAIEAAIDRISNAGEHNGVRVDYLDGVVFSATESYLTLGTQTDAPGPVSDYTGQGIYYRSIQQRKTDRLRIHDYLWRWDTDWFWCSRAFGAQQRVVRRLWPKRLRRSSFYWKLVALDRRYGIADRIEKRAGRPPMERVVQDIEVPVDRTSEFLDWFLEHIPIEPIWLCPLRTRAVDGAPARAWPLYALDPGQIYVNVGFWSAVPTEPGAVAGATNRSIEDQVNAMDGRKSLYSDAFYTPEAFAELYGGAYYDALKARYDPDARLLGVYEKTVGRR